In Topomyia yanbarensis strain Yona2022 chromosome 2, ASM3024719v1, whole genome shotgun sequence, one DNA window encodes the following:
- the LOC131683930 gene encoding trichohyalin-like, giving the protein EERGKRKEERGKRKEERGKRKEERGKRKEERGKRKEERGKRKEERGKRKEERGKRKEERGKRKEERGKRKEERGKRKEERGKRKEERGKRKEERGKRKEERGKRKEERGKRKEERGKRKEERGKRKEERGKRKEERGKRKEERGKRKEERGKRKEERGKRKEERGKRKEERGKRKEERGKRKEERGKRKEERGKRKEERGKRKEERGKRKEERGKRKEERGKRKEERGKRKEERGKRKEERGKRKEERGKRKEERGKRKEERGKRKEERGKRKEERGKRKEERGKRKEERGKRKEERGKRKEERGKRKEERGKRKEERGKRKEERGKRKEERGKRKEERGKRKEERGKRKEERGKRKEERGKRKEERGKRKEERGKRKEERGKRKEERGKRKEERGKRKEERGKRKEERGKRKEERGKRKEERGKRKEERGKRKEERGKRKEERGKRKEERGKRKEERGKRKEERGKRKEERGKRKEERGKRKEERGKRKEERGKRKEERGKRKEERGKRK; this is encoded by the coding sequence gaggaaagaggaaagaggaaagaggaaagaggaaagaggaaagaggaaagaggaaagaggaaagaggaaagaggaaagaggaaagaggaaagaggaaagaggaaagaggaaagaggaaagaggaaagaggaaagaggaaagaggaaagaggaaagaggaaagaggaaagaggaaagaggaaagaggaaagaggaaagaggaaagaggaaagaggaaagaggaaagaggaaagaggaaagaggaaagaggaaagaggaaagaggaaagaggaaagaggaaagaggaaagaggaaagaggaaagaggaaagaggaaagaggaaagaggaaagaggaaagaggaaagaggaaagaggaaagaggaaagaggaaagaggaaagaggaaagaggaaagaggaaagaggaaagaggaaagaggaaagaggaaagaggaaagaggaaagaggaaagaggaaagaggaaagaggaaagaggaaagaggaaagaggaaagaggaaagaggaaagaggaaagaggaaagaggaaagaggaaagaggaaagaggaaagaggaaagaggaaagaggaaagaggaaagaggaaagaggaaagaggaaagaggaaagaggaaagaggaaagaggaaagaggaaagaggaaagaggaaagaggaaagaggaaagaggaaagaggaaagaggaaagaggaaagaggaaagaggaaagaggaaagaggaaagaggaaagaggaaagaggaaagaggaaagaggaaagaggaaagaggaaagaggaaagaggaaagaggaaagaggaaagaggaaagaggaaagaggaaagaggaaagaggaaagaggaaagaggaaagaggaaagaggaaagaggaaagaggaaagaggaaagaggaaagaggaaagaggaaagaggaaagaggaaagaggaaagaggaaagaggaaagaggaaagaggaaagaggaaagaggaaagaggaaagaggaaagaggaaagaggaaagaggaaagaggaaagaggaaagaggaaagaggaaagaggaaagaggaaagaggaaagaggaaagaggaaagaggaaagaggaaagaggaaagaggaaagaggaaagaggaaagaggaaagaggaaagaggaaagaggaaagaggaaagaggaaagaggaaagaggaaagaggaaagaggaaagaggaaagaggaaagaggaaagaggaaagaggaaagaggaaagaggaaagaggaaagaggaaagaggaaagaggaaagaggaaagaggaaagaggaaagaggaaagaggaaagaggaaagaggaaagaggaaagaggaaagaggaaagaggaaagaggaaagaggaaagaggaaagaggaaagaggaaagaggaaagaggaaagaggaaagaggaaagaggaaagaggaaagaggaaagaggaaagaggaaagaggaaagaggaaagaggaaagaggaaagaggaaagaggaaagaggaaagaggaaagaggaaagaggaaagaggaaagaggaaagaggaaagaggaaagaggaaagaggaaa